A single region of the Thermodesulfatator indicus DSM 15286 genome encodes:
- the nrfD gene encoding NrfD/PsrC family molybdoenzyme membrane anchor subunit: protein MAETKVETLKPFQVDLSFAKPRITILTFIFLFLTLVGVAAGIYGLIVGHHHICNTTREIPWGILISGYIYFAIMSTGLCILSVLGHLFGGTSLLPLSNRSLYLSIFAILAAFLIIGLELENPWRMFWMAITPNPTSNIMWMGALYGACVAFMLLEFVLILSKRFALAFALGLLGALTEIAANTNLGAVFALISARPFWYGAQLPIYFITSALMTGAAALIFFNYIAYEVRQKPMDEAMQKASSAAAKVLLLFLIAVSLATIWRFLAIFTGGSDEGRLAAKALLSGPLAFNFWFFEIALGLVFPIIILVFGGLRNIHAMFLASLITLIGAFFQRYDLVIGGQIVHPYYGLFEDIPRYLSYSPSIFELLMLVGGASLLITGFLLGERYFAGVFESREH, encoded by the coding sequence ATGGCTGAGACCAAGGTAGAAACCTTAAAACCTTTTCAGGTTGATCTATCGTTCGCCAAGCCACGTATCACTATTTTAACCTTTATTTTCCTATTTTTAACTTTAGTTGGGGTAGCTGCGGGAATTTACGGCTTAATTGTTGGGCATCATCACATTTGCAACACTACTCGTGAAATCCCGTGGGGAATTCTAATTTCTGGTTACATTTATTTTGCCATAATGTCCACCGGGCTCTGTATTCTCTCTGTCCTGGGGCATCTTTTTGGAGGCACTTCACTTCTGCCGCTTTCAAACAGATCTCTCTATTTGTCTATTTTTGCTATTTTAGCGGCTTTTTTAATTATCGGGCTAGAATTGGAAAATCCTTGGCGTATGTTTTGGATGGCTATAACCCCTAATCCTACCTCTAACATCATGTGGATGGGTGCCCTCTACGGTGCGTGTGTGGCTTTCATGTTACTTGAATTCGTTTTAATTCTTTCTAAGCGTTTTGCCCTGGCCTTTGCTCTGGGCTTATTGGGCGCTTTAACGGAAATAGCCGCCAATACCAATCTTGGTGCTGTTTTTGCCCTCATTTCTGCCAGGCCCTTCTGGTATGGTGCGCAGTTGCCCATTTACTTTATAACTTCTGCTCTTATGACCGGTGCCGCGGCTTTGATTTTCTTTAACTACATTGCCTATGAAGTGCGTCAGAAACCTATGGACGAGGCCATGCAAAAAGCTAGCTCAGCCGCTGCCAAAGTCCTTCTTCTTTTCCTTATAGCTGTTTCTCTGGCTACTATCTGGCGATTTCTCGCTATTTTTACCGGTGGCTCTGACGAAGGTCGTCTGGCAGCCAAAGCCCTCTTGAGTGGACCTCTGGCTTTTAATTTCTGGTTCTTTGAAATCGCTCTAGGCCTGGTCTTTCCCATAATAATTCTGGTATTTGGTGGACTCAGAAATATCCACGCTATGTTTTTGGCCTCACTAATAACTTTGATAGGGGCCTTTTTCCAGAGATATGATTTAGTAATTGGAGGCCAGATTGTTCATCCTTATTACGGCTTATTTGAAGATATTCCCAGGTACTTGAGCTACTCCCCCTCTATCTTTGAATTATTGATGCTTGTGGGTGGAGCTAGCCTTTTGATTACTGGTTTCTTGCTTGGAGAACGCTATTTTGCCGGGGTTTTCGAAAGTAGAGAACACTAA
- a CDS encoding MerR family transcriptional regulator — protein MKKNEAIFSIGVAAKILEVHPRTLRIYEKEGLIRPVRRGSRRYYSMDNIQWINCLRKMIHEKGLNLAGVKELLKYAPCWSIVGCPPEVRNRCTAYLSVVRKDETEQ, from the coding sequence ATGAAAAAGAATGAAGCTATCTTTTCTATAGGTGTAGCCGCCAAAATATTGGAAGTGCACCCCAGAACTTTACGTATTTATGAAAAAGAAGGTTTGATCAGGCCGGTTCGCCGGGGAAGCAGACGCTACTATTCCATGGATAATATTCAATGGATTAATTGCTTGCGTAAAATGATTCACGAAAAAGGGTTGAATCTAGCAGGAGTGAAGGAACTTCTTAAATATGCCCCCTGTTGGAGCATCGTAGGCTGCCCCCCAGAGGTGAGGAACAGATGCACGGCTTATCTTTCAGTCGTGAGAAAAGACGAAACAGAACAATAG